The Bacillus vallismortis genome window below encodes:
- a CDS encoding YmaF family protein, with amino-acid sequence MNSLGLYPSDWSKAPPHVHAYLAKTTIEQGHYHLIEGFTQPANGSNTDQHTHYFSGITSFENGHFHRYYGISGPAIPRTDGTHYHEIEETTYLAYNEPIEIRYGGVVYDPNDDGRKTHRHALKGKTREIVGNEPLGW; translated from the coding sequence GTGAACTCATTGGGCCTGTATCCATCTGACTGGTCAAAAGCGCCGCCTCACGTACATGCTTATCTTGCCAAGACGACCATAGAACAGGGACATTATCATCTCATTGAAGGGTTTACTCAGCCGGCAAACGGATCGAATACGGATCAGCATACACACTACTTTTCAGGGATTACGTCTTTTGAAAACGGACATTTTCACCGGTATTACGGAATCTCGGGCCCTGCGATTCCCCGGACAGACGGCACCCATTACCACGAAATCGAAGAAACGACGTATCTGGCCTATAATGAGCCGATTGAGATCAGGTACGGAGGCGTTGTGTATGACCCGAATGATGACGGAAGAAAAACGCATCGGCATGCCCTGAAAGGGAAGACGAGAGAAATCGTCGGCAATGAGCCGCTCGGCTGGTAG